One window of the Acinonyx jubatus isolate Ajub_Pintada_27869175 chromosome A2, VMU_Ajub_asm_v1.0, whole genome shotgun sequence genome contains the following:
- the LOC106983706 gene encoding cytochrome b-c1 complex subunit 10 — MLSRFLGPRYRELARNWIPTAGMWGAVGAVGLVWATDWRLILDWVPYINGKFKKDD; from the exons ATGCTGAGCAGGTTCCTGGGCCCGCGCTACCGGGAGCTGGCCAGAAACTG GATTCCCACAGCAGGCATGTGGGGCGCCGTGGGCGCCGTGGGGCTGGTGTGGGCCACGGACTGGCGGCTCATTCTGGACTGGGTGCCCTACATCAACGGCAAGTTTAAGAAGGACGATTAG
- the MBD3 gene encoding methyl-CpG-binding domain protein 3 isoform X2 has protein sequence MERKSPSGKKFRSKPQLARYLGGSMDLSTFDFRTGKLLMSKASRSRQRVRYDSSSQVKGKPDLNTALPVRQTASIFKQPVTKITNHPSNKVKSDPQKAVEQPRQLFWEKKLSGLNAFDIAEELVKTMDLPKGLQGVGPGCTDETLLSAIASALHTSTMPITGQLSAAVEKNPGVWLNTAQPLCKAFMVTDEDIRKQEELVQQVRKRLEEALMADMLAHVEELARDGEAPLDKTGADEDDDEDDEDDEEEPDQDQETEHV, from the exons ATGGAGCGGAAGAG CCCCAGTGGGAAGAAGTTCCGCAGCAAGCCGCAGCTGGCCCGCTACCTGGGCGGCTCCATGGACCTGAGCACCTTTGACTTCCGGACGGGCAAGCTGCTGATGAGCAAGGCAAGCCGGAGCCGGCAGAGGGTCCGCTACGACTCCTCCAGCCAGGTCAAG GGCAAGCCTGACCTGAACACAGCCCTCCCCGTCAGGCAGACGGCTTCCATTTTCAAGCAGCCGGTGACCAAGATCACCAACCACCCCAGCAACAAAGTGAAGAGTGACCCCCAGAAGGCCGTGGAGCAGCCTCGACAG CTCTTCTGGGAGAAGAAGCTGAGTGGCCTGAACGCCTTCGACATCGCCGAGGAGCTCGTGAAAACCATGGACCTCCCCAAAGGCCTGCAGG GCGTGGGACCCGGCTGCACGGACGAGACCCTGCTGTCGGCCATCGCCAGCGCCCTGCACACCAGCACCATGCCCATCACTGGGCAGCTCTCAGCCGCCGTGGAGAAGAACCCCGGGGTGTGGCTGAACACGGCCCAGCCTCTCTGCAAGGCCTTCATGGTGACCGACGAGGACATCAG GAAGCAGGAAGAGCTGGTACAGCAGGTGCGCAAGCGGCTGGAGGAGGCGCTGATGGCCGACATGTTGGCGCACGTGGAGGAGCTGGCCCGGGACGGCGAGGCTCCGCTGGACAAGACGGGCGCCGACGAGGACGACGACGAGGACGACGAGGACGACGAGGAGGAGCCCGACCAGGACCAGGAAACGGAGCACGTGTAG
- the MBD3 gene encoding methyl-CpG-binding domain protein 3 isoform X1: MERKRWECPALPQGWEREEVPRRSGLSAGHRDVFYYSPSGKKFRSKPQLARYLGGSMDLSTFDFRTGKLLMSKASRSRQRVRYDSSSQVKGKPDLNTALPVRQTASIFKQPVTKITNHPSNKVKSDPQKAVEQPRQLFWEKKLSGLNAFDIAEELVKTMDLPKGLQGVGPGCTDETLLSAIASALHTSTMPITGQLSAAVEKNPGVWLNTAQPLCKAFMVTDEDIRKQEELVQQVRKRLEEALMADMLAHVEELARDGEAPLDKTGADEDDDEDDEDDEEEPDQDQETEHV; the protein is encoded by the exons ATGGAGCGGAAGAGGTGGGAGTGCCCGGCGCTCCcgcagggctgggagagggaagaagTGCCCAGAAGGTCGGGGCTGTCGGCCGGCCACAGGGATGTCTTTTACTATAG CCCCAGTGGGAAGAAGTTCCGCAGCAAGCCGCAGCTGGCCCGCTACCTGGGCGGCTCCATGGACCTGAGCACCTTTGACTTCCGGACGGGCAAGCTGCTGATGAGCAAGGCAAGCCGGAGCCGGCAGAGGGTCCGCTACGACTCCTCCAGCCAGGTCAAG GGCAAGCCTGACCTGAACACAGCCCTCCCCGTCAGGCAGACGGCTTCCATTTTCAAGCAGCCGGTGACCAAGATCACCAACCACCCCAGCAACAAAGTGAAGAGTGACCCCCAGAAGGCCGTGGAGCAGCCTCGACAG CTCTTCTGGGAGAAGAAGCTGAGTGGCCTGAACGCCTTCGACATCGCCGAGGAGCTCGTGAAAACCATGGACCTCCCCAAAGGCCTGCAGG GCGTGGGACCCGGCTGCACGGACGAGACCCTGCTGTCGGCCATCGCCAGCGCCCTGCACACCAGCACCATGCCCATCACTGGGCAGCTCTCAGCCGCCGTGGAGAAGAACCCCGGGGTGTGGCTGAACACGGCCCAGCCTCTCTGCAAGGCCTTCATGGTGACCGACGAGGACATCAG GAAGCAGGAAGAGCTGGTACAGCAGGTGCGCAAGCGGCTGGAGGAGGCGCTGATGGCCGACATGTTGGCGCACGTGGAGGAGCTGGCCCGGGACGGCGAGGCTCCGCTGGACAAGACGGGCGCCGACGAGGACGACGACGAGGACGACGAGGACGACGAGGAGGAGCCCGACCAGGACCAGGAAACGGAGCACGTGTAG
- the MBD3 gene encoding methyl-CpG-binding domain protein 3 isoform X3, whose amino-acid sequence MDLSTFDFRTGKLLMSKASRSRQRVRYDSSSQVKGKPDLNTALPVRQTASIFKQPVTKITNHPSNKVKSDPQKAVEQPRQLFWEKKLSGLNAFDIAEELVKTMDLPKGLQGVGPGCTDETLLSAIASALHTSTMPITGQLSAAVEKNPGVWLNTAQPLCKAFMVTDEDIRKQEELVQQVRKRLEEALMADMLAHVEELARDGEAPLDKTGADEDDDEDDEDDEEEPDQDQETEHV is encoded by the exons ATGGACCTGAGCACCTTTGACTTCCGGACGGGCAAGCTGCTGATGAGCAAGGCAAGCCGGAGCCGGCAGAGGGTCCGCTACGACTCCTCCAGCCAGGTCAAG GGCAAGCCTGACCTGAACACAGCCCTCCCCGTCAGGCAGACGGCTTCCATTTTCAAGCAGCCGGTGACCAAGATCACCAACCACCCCAGCAACAAAGTGAAGAGTGACCCCCAGAAGGCCGTGGAGCAGCCTCGACAG CTCTTCTGGGAGAAGAAGCTGAGTGGCCTGAACGCCTTCGACATCGCCGAGGAGCTCGTGAAAACCATGGACCTCCCCAAAGGCCTGCAGG GCGTGGGACCCGGCTGCACGGACGAGACCCTGCTGTCGGCCATCGCCAGCGCCCTGCACACCAGCACCATGCCCATCACTGGGCAGCTCTCAGCCGCCGTGGAGAAGAACCCCGGGGTGTGGCTGAACACGGCCCAGCCTCTCTGCAAGGCCTTCATGGTGACCGACGAGGACATCAG GAAGCAGGAAGAGCTGGTACAGCAGGTGCGCAAGCGGCTGGAGGAGGCGCTGATGGCCGACATGTTGGCGCACGTGGAGGAGCTGGCCCGGGACGGCGAGGCTCCGCTGGACAAGACGGGCGCCGACGAGGACGACGACGAGGACGACGAGGACGACGAGGAGGAGCCCGACCAGGACCAGGAAACGGAGCACGTGTAG
- the MEX3D gene encoding RNA-binding protein MEX3D, with protein MTLGVGAPGCSREPAGQGAPSRETPPPTWRRRGLWQHPPAGAPPEPPPPSSKQSRAAPPPAARAAPRRRPARRARPAAGCRGPAAQLSEAERGGGAGGGGGGAGGWRPRGRGAGPSASAAMPGSTGQPDGGGGDPSPRPPPPPPPPPPPPPPPLPEGAEEAAPDDAAAAAAAAAALRLALDQLSGLGLGGAGGPDDEGAAAGGGDGGAAAAGGADGGAAAEPAPPDGPEAGAPAVAEAVAPGSLPLLEPDVSPPPPRPSPPDVFAGFAPHPAALGPSTLLAEQMNVIGSRKKSVNMTECVPVPSSEHVAEIVGRQGCKIKALRAKTNTYIKTPVRGEEPVFIVTGRKEDVEMAKREILSAAEHFSVIRATRSKAGGLPGAAQGPPHLPGQTTIQVRVPYRVVGLVVGPKGATIKRIQQRTHTYIVTPGRDKEPVFAVTGMPENVDRAREEIEAHITLRTGAFTDAGPDSDFHANGTDVCLDLLGTAAGLWAKAPNPGRRPPAPTAGLRGDAALGAPGGPEAFYAGGRGGAPVPEAGPASPYGGAGGGGGGSGNGGFSFGGDGPGAPSGPPAPEDCDFGFDFLALDLTVPAAATIWAPFERAAPLPNFSGCSAVNGAPAPPAPGARRSSGTGSPRHSPTLPEPAALGLELPLARRGGAADPVGALAWRPAPGSLPAFPAATSLPGGAAAAAACPPLDSSSSEGGRKPPAAPAPALARECVVCAEGEVMAALVPCGHNLFCMDCAVRICGKSEPECPACRTPATQAIHIFS; from the exons ATGACTTTGGGGGTGGGCGCACCGGGCTGCTCTCGGGAGCCCGCGGGCCAGGGCGCCCCCAGTCGGGAAACACCACCACCCACGTGGCGGAGGCGCGGGCTCTGGCAGCACCCCCCCGCCGGGGCACCCCCCGAG ccCCCGCCGCCGAGCAGCAAGCAGAGTCgcgccgccccgccgcccgcgGCCCGAGCagccccgcgccgccgccccgcccgccgcgcccgccccgccgcTGGATGCCGGGGGCCGGCGGCCCAGCTCTCAGAGGCGgagcgcggcggcggcgcgggcggcggcggcggcggcgcgggcggctgGCGGCCGAGAGGCAGGGGCGCGGGCCCGAGCGCTAGCGCCGCCATGCCCGGCTCCACCGGCCAGcccgacggcggcggcggcgaccccagcccgcgcccgccccccccgcccccgcccccgccgcccccgccgccgccgcccctgcCCGAGGGCGCCGAGGAGGCCGCGCCCGACGACgcggccgctgccgccgccgccgccgccgcgctgcGCCTGGCGCTGGACCAGCTctcggggctggggctggggggcgcGGGCGGCCCGGACGACGAGGGGGCGGCCGCGGGCGGCGGGGacggcggggcggcggcggcgggcggcgcggaCGGCGGGGCGGCGGCCGAGCCCGCGCCCCCCGACGGGCCCGAGGCGGGCGCACCCGCGGTGGCCGAGGCGGTGGCGCCGGGCTCGCTGCCGCTGCTGGAGCCCGACGTGAgcccgccgccgccccggccgTCGCCGCCCGACGTGTTCGCTGGCTTCGCGCCGCACCCCGCGGCCCTCGGCCCCTCGACGTTGCTGGCCGAGCAGATGAACGTGATCGGCAGCCGCAAGAAGAGCGTGAACATGACCGAGTGCGTGCCCGTGCCCAGTTCCGAGCACGTCGCCGAGATCGTGGGTCGCCAGG gGTGCAAGATCAAGGCTCTGCGGGCCAAGACAAACACCTACATCAAGACGCCGGTGCGCGGGGAGGAGCCCGTCTTCATCGTGACTGGCCGCAAGGAGGATGTGGAGATGGCCAAACGCGAGATCCTGTCGGCCGCCGAACACTTCTCGGTGATCCGCGCCACGCGCAGCAAGGCGGGCGGGCTGCCGGGCGCCGCGCAGGGCCCGCCGCACCTGCCGGGACAGACCACCATCCAGGTGCGCGTGCCCTACCGCGTGGTGGGGCTGGTGGTGGGGCCCAAGGGCGCCACCATCAAGCGCATCCAGCAGCGGACGCACACCTACATCGTGACGCCGGGGCGGGACAAGGAGCCCGTGTTCGCCGTGACGGGCATGCCCGAGAACGTGGACCGGGCGCGCGAGGAGATCGAGGCGCACATCACGCTGCGCACGGGCGCCTTCACGGACGCGGGCCCCGACAGCGACTTCCATGCCAACGGCACCGACGTGTGTCTGGACCTGCTCGGGACGGCCGCCGGCCTCTGGGCCAAGGCCCCCAACCCGGGGCGGCGGCCCCCGGCGCCCACGGCTGGTCTCCGCGGCGACGCGGCCCTGGGCGCGCCGGGGGGCCCCGAGGCCTTCTATGCCGGGGGCCGCGGGGGGGCGCCAGTGCCTGAGGCGGGCCCCGCCAGCCCCTACGGTGGCgccggcggcggaggcggcggctcGGGCAACGGGGGCTTCTCCTTCGGCGGCGACGGCCCGGGGGCCCCCTCGGGGCCGCCTGCCCCCGAGGACTGTGACTTCGGCTTCGACTTCCTGGCGCTGGACCTGACCGTGCCCGCCGCGGCCACCATCTGGGCCCCCTTCGAGCGGGCCGCGCCGCTGCCCAACTTCAGCGGCTGCTCGGCCGTCAACGGggcccccgcgccccccgcgccgGGCGCCCGGCGCAGCAGCGGGACCGGCTCGCCGCGCCACTCGCCCACGCTGCCCGAGCCCGCGGCCCTGGGCCTGGAGCTCCCGCTGGCCCGCCGCGGCGGCGCCGCGGACCCGGTGGGCGCCCTGGCCTGGCGGCCGGCGCCGGGCTCGCTGCCGGCCTTCCCCGCCGCCACCTCGTTGCCCGGCGGCGCCGCCGCGGCCGCGGCGTGTCCCCCCCTGGACTCCAGCTCCTCCGAGGGCGGCCGCAAGCccccggccgcccccgccccggccctggCGCGCGAGTGCGTGGTGTGCGCCGAGGGCGAGGTGATGGCCGCGCTGGTGCCCTGCGGCCACAACCTCTTCTGCATGGACTGCGCCGTCCGCATCTGCGGCAAGAGCGAGCCCGAGTGCCCCGCCTGCCGCACGCCCGCCACCCAGGCCATTCATATCTTTTCCTAG